The proteins below come from a single Acidimicrobiia bacterium genomic window:
- a CDS encoding DoxX family protein → MEWLILVGRILFGLIFVSSAIAGHLLQHKNTAEYAQMRGVASASTMVYLSGIWILAGGLSVILGVWTDLGALLIALWCLTAAFMVHHFWTDEGMVAQIEMTSFMKNLSIAGAGIMLFVLFAWIGDAIGLQLIGPLFDINL, encoded by the coding sequence ATGGAATGGCTGATTCTGGTGGGCCGAATCCTGTTCGGCTTGATCTTCGTCAGCTCCGCGATCGCTGGTCATCTCCTCCAACACAAGAACACCGCCGAATATGCACAGATGCGTGGTGTTGCAAGCGCATCGACGATGGTGTACCTGTCAGGGATCTGGATCCTTGCCGGTGGCCTTTCGGTCATTCTCGGTGTCTGGACGGATCTCGGTGCGCTTCTGATCGCACTGTGGTGTCTCACCGCGGCCTTCATGGTCCACCATTTCTGGACGGATGAAGGGATGGTCGCCCAGATCGAGATGACCAGCTTCATGAAGAACCTGTCGATCGCCGGTGCAGGGATCATGCTGTTCGTTCTCTTCGCCTGGATTGGCGACGCGATCGGACTCCAACTGATCGGACCGCTGTTCGACATCAACCTGTAG
- a CDS encoding DNA-directed RNA polymerase subunit beta', whose protein sequence is MTQLFDELRIGLASSDQIRSWSFGEVKKPETINYRTLKPEKDGLFDERIFGPTRDWECYCGKYKRVRFRGVVCERCGVEVTRAKVRRERMGHIELAAPVTHIWFFKGVPSRLGYLLDMSPKDLEKVIYFAAYLVTHVDDDKRTKDLPDLEEAARHERVLITEEFEEWRDARLERLEGELAQMEDAGAKANEISARKKEVEREIKDRDDRARVEVELLDDAFDTFKTMAPRDLIDSEQLWREIIDRYGDYYTGGMGAEYVGDLIARMDLHEEVAKLREDLDANSQQRRQRAMKRLKVLQPFADGKNDPEGMILHAIPVIPPDLRPMVQLDGGRFATSDMNDLYRRVINRNNRLKRLMDLGAPEIIVNNEKRMLQEAVDALFDNGRRGRAVTGPGSRPLKSLSDMLKGKQGRFRQNLLGKRVDYSGRSVIVVGPDLRLHQCGLPKIMALELFKPFVMKRLVDLDIAQNIKAAKRMVERRRYQVWDVLADVIQEHPVLLNRAPTLHRLGIQAFEPVIIEGKAIQLHPLVCEAFNADFDGDQMAVHLPLSSEAQAEARILMLSANNVLRPADGRPIVTPSQDMIIGMYYLSAVDEDATGAGRAFASVDEALMAYELGDLSLHAPIKVRVGWLAGDAELHAELKPLLKHLIDDEPVDGNAIVETTLGRALVNGAFPKGFPYLNAVLRKGDIRTIVEEVIHTYDKPDVANTLDNIKELGFHYATRAGLTIGLQDVKTPPEKKEILEEFEARAAKVEGQFQKGIITNDERHSALIEIWTEATDKVKDAMQETLQADPFNPMDMMVNSGARGNIMQLRQIAGMRGLVANPKGEIIPQPIKANFREGLTVLEYFISTHGARKGLADTALRTADSGYLTRRLVDVSQEIIIHDEETDDPGLVVTVKEPDGAGGVRDVRHLRDRIFGRVLAEDVKVARKLAELPDGRKLRKGFILDREAVNGLSALKDVTTIRVRSPLTDESRHGISQLSYGIDLATGSLVEPATAVGIMAAQSIGEPGTQLTMRTFHTGGIAGEDITHGLPRVTELFEARTPKGVAILSEMGGAVRIDEDPESGDRSVVVVDGDDEVSYPLPVRARLRVAQGDVIEPGTQLTEGPLDPKEVLEIQGVRACQRYLVEQVQEVYRSQGVDIHDKHIELIVRQMLRRVRIVNPGEGPWLPAELVDAQEFRDTNRELVKDGQQPAEGRPELMGITKASLATDSWLSAASFQETTRVLTEASLNAKSDRMRGLKENVIIGKLIPAGTGSSIYQEIEPMIPGAAVPLAGDLLGDFDGTGSSDTLPTDAAEWLASIGGDTDSSDD, encoded by the coding sequence GTGACACAGCTGTTTGATGAACTGAGAATCGGCCTCGCGTCGTCGGACCAGATTCGGTCATGGTCCTTCGGTGAGGTCAAGAAGCCCGAAACGATCAACTACCGGACGCTCAAGCCGGAAAAAGACGGGCTGTTCGACGAACGCATCTTCGGGCCCACGAGGGATTGGGAGTGCTACTGCGGCAAGTACAAGCGCGTCCGGTTCCGCGGGGTCGTGTGCGAGCGCTGCGGTGTCGAAGTGACACGGGCCAAGGTGCGGCGCGAACGGATGGGACACATCGAGTTGGCGGCCCCGGTCACCCACATCTGGTTCTTCAAGGGTGTCCCGAGTCGGCTCGGCTACCTCCTCGACATGTCGCCGAAAGACCTCGAGAAGGTCATCTACTTCGCTGCGTATCTCGTCACCCATGTCGACGACGACAAGCGCACCAAGGACCTGCCGGACCTCGAAGAAGCCGCCCGCCATGAACGGGTGCTCATCACCGAGGAGTTCGAGGAGTGGCGTGACGCTCGCTTGGAGCGCCTCGAAGGTGAACTCGCGCAGATGGAGGACGCCGGAGCAAAGGCAAACGAGATCAGTGCTCGTAAGAAGGAAGTGGAGCGGGAGATCAAGGACCGCGACGATCGGGCGCGCGTCGAAGTCGAGCTGCTCGACGATGCGTTCGACACCTTCAAGACGATGGCGCCGCGCGACCTGATCGATTCCGAACAGCTCTGGCGCGAGATCATCGACCGGTATGGTGACTACTACACGGGTGGGATGGGAGCCGAGTATGTCGGGGATCTCATCGCGCGGATGGATCTCCACGAAGAGGTCGCGAAGCTCCGCGAGGACCTCGATGCCAATTCCCAACAACGGCGCCAGCGGGCGATGAAGCGACTGAAGGTCCTCCAGCCGTTCGCAGACGGGAAGAACGATCCCGAAGGCATGATTCTCCACGCAATCCCTGTCATACCTCCGGACCTGCGCCCGATGGTGCAACTCGACGGCGGCCGGTTCGCGACATCGGACATGAACGACCTGTATCGACGGGTCATCAACCGCAACAACCGTCTCAAGCGACTTATGGATCTCGGTGCACCCGAGATCATCGTCAACAACGAGAAGCGGATGCTGCAAGAAGCCGTCGATGCCCTCTTCGACAACGGGCGTCGTGGTCGTGCTGTGACCGGGCCCGGTTCTCGCCCGCTCAAGTCGCTGTCCGACATGCTGAAGGGCAAACAGGGTCGGTTCCGCCAGAACCTGCTCGGGAAGCGAGTCGACTACTCGGGACGCTCAGTCATCGTCGTTGGGCCTGACCTTCGTCTCCACCAGTGTGGCCTTCCCAAGATCATGGCTCTCGAGTTGTTCAAGCCGTTCGTGATGAAGCGGCTTGTCGACCTCGACATCGCGCAGAACATCAAGGCGGCGAAGCGCATGGTTGAACGGCGGCGATACCAGGTCTGGGATGTCCTTGCTGATGTGATCCAAGAGCATCCGGTGCTGCTGAACCGCGCGCCGACGCTGCATCGACTCGGGATTCAGGCATTCGAGCCGGTCATCATCGAGGGAAAGGCCATCCAGCTCCATCCGCTCGTATGTGAAGCGTTCAATGCTGACTTCGACGGCGACCAGATGGCGGTCCATCTGCCCCTGTCGTCCGAAGCACAGGCTGAAGCCAGGATCCTGATGCTGTCGGCGAACAATGTGCTCCGTCCAGCCGACGGTCGACCGATCGTCACACCGTCACAGGACATGATCATCGGCATGTACTACCTGTCGGCGGTCGACGAGGACGCTACGGGCGCAGGCCGTGCGTTCGCTTCGGTCGACGAAGCGTTGATGGCCTATGAACTCGGAGATCTGTCACTGCATGCACCGATCAAGGTGCGGGTGGGATGGCTCGCAGGGGATGCTGAACTCCACGCCGAGCTCAAGCCCCTCCTCAAGCATCTCATCGATGATGAGCCCGTCGACGGGAACGCAATCGTCGAAACCACGCTTGGGCGCGCCCTCGTCAACGGGGCGTTCCCGAAGGGTTTCCCGTACCTCAACGCGGTCCTGCGCAAGGGGGACATCAGGACGATCGTCGAAGAGGTCATCCACACCTACGACAAGCCCGATGTGGCGAACACGCTCGACAACATCAAGGAACTCGGCTTCCACTACGCGACGCGGGCCGGATTGACGATCGGACTCCAAGATGTCAAGACGCCCCCGGAGAAGAAGGAGATCCTCGAAGAGTTCGAGGCTCGCGCGGCAAAGGTCGAGGGCCAGTTCCAAAAGGGCATCATCACCAACGATGAGCGACACTCGGCCCTGATCGAGATCTGGACCGAGGCGACGGACAAGGTCAAAGACGCCATGCAGGAGACGCTGCAGGCTGATCCGTTCAACCCGATGGACATGATGGTCAACTCGGGTGCACGGGGCAACATCATGCAGCTGCGTCAGATCGCAGGTATGCGAGGTCTCGTCGCCAATCCGAAGGGTGAGATCATCCCCCAGCCGATCAAGGCGAACTTCCGTGAGGGCCTCACCGTGCTCGAGTACTTCATTTCGACCCACGGAGCTCGCAAGGGACTCGCTGATACGGCGCTGCGCACCGCGGACTCCGGCTATCTGACCCGTCGTCTGGTCGATGTCAGCCAAGAGATCATCATCCACGACGAGGAGACCGACGATCCCGGTCTTGTGGTCACGGTCAAGGAGCCAGATGGCGCAGGCGGTGTGCGCGATGTGCGTCATCTGCGGGATCGGATCTTCGGAAGGGTTCTGGCTGAGGATGTCAAGGTCGCGCGCAAGCTCGCCGAACTCCCGGATGGGCGAAAGCTCCGGAAGGGCTTCATTCTCGATCGTGAAGCGGTCAACGGCCTTTCGGCGTTGAAGGATGTCACTACGATTCGGGTCCGCTCGCCGCTCACCGACGAGAGCCGACACGGGATCTCACAACTCTCATACGGCATCGACCTTGCGACTGGCTCCCTCGTTGAGCCAGCAACGGCGGTCGGGATCATGGCTGCGCAGTCGATCGGGGAGCCCGGGACGCAGTTGACGATGAGGACCTTCCACACCGGTGGTATCGCCGGCGAGGACATCACGCACGGTCTTCCCCGTGTCACGGAACTCTTCGAGGCCCGCACGCCGAAGGGCGTCGCGATTCTCTCTGAGATGGGGGGCGCCGTCCGCATCGACGAGGATCCCGAATCGGGGGACCGCTCGGTCGTGGTCGTGGACGGGGACGACGAGGTGTCGTATCCGCTTCCGGTACGAGCCAGACTTCGGGTTGCCCAGGGCGATGTCATCGAGCCGGGAACCCAGCTCACCGAAGGGCCGCTTGACCCGAAGGAGGTCCTCGAGATCCAGGGCGTGCGTGCGTGTCAGCGGTACCTCGTCGAGCAGGTGCAAGAGGTGTATCGCTCGCAAGGTGTTGACATCCACGACAAGCACATCGAGCTGATCGTGCGCCAGATGCTCCGTCGGGTACGGATCGTGAACCCGGGTGAAGGCCCGTGGTTGCCAGCCGAGCTCGTCGATGCCCAGGAGTTCCGCGACACGAATCGGGAGCTCGTCAAGGACGGACAGCAGCCAGCCGAGGGACGACCCGAGCTGATGGGTATCACGAAGGCATCCCTTGCGACCGATTCGTGGCTGTCGGCAGCTTCGTTCCAAGAGACGACGCGGGTTCTGACCGAGGCTTCGCTGAACGCCAAGTCGGACCGCATGCGCGGCCTCAAGGAGAATGTCATCATCGGGAAGCTGATTCCGGCAGGGACGGGTTCGTCGATCTATCAGGAGATCGAACCGATGATTCCCGGCGCTGCGGTTCCGCTCGCCGGTGACCTTCTCGGGGATTTCGACGGCACGGGGTCGAGCGACACGCTGCCAACGGATGCCGCGGAGTGGCTCGCCTCGATCGGAGGCGACACCGACTCATCCGACGACTGA
- the rpoB gene encoding DNA-directed RNA polymerase subunit beta, with protein sequence MARARSTRLSFAKIPEVQEVPDLLGIQRESFQAFLDSGLKQMFEEVSPIEDFTGNLALELSDHRFDEPPLTIEEAKDRDANFSRPLFVTARFLNKETGEIKEQQVFLGDFPMMTDNGTFIINGTERVVVSQLVRSPGVYFDRSTDKTSGRNLYASKVIPGRGAWLEFDIDKKDTIGVRVDRKRRQFVSTFLRALSIAETDEEIIALLGDSELVRNTIEKDPTSTRDEALLDLYRKLRPGELTTVDSARSLIKTLFRTPKRYDLTRVGRYKLNQKLTGEIGTDILENYSSEEQGLLTDKDMVNTIKYLMALHRGEDGYRVDDIDNFQNRRIRTVGELIQNQIRVGLTRLERVVRERMTTQDPESITPQTLINIRPVVASIKEFFGTSQLSQFMDQPNPLASITHRRRLSALGPGGLSRERAGFEVRDVHPSHYGRMCPIETPEGPNIGLIGSLASYARVNRFGFIETPYRRVIDGKVTDQVDYLTAALEEGHVIAQANAPLNPDGTFANDRVLVRKTGGDVDNVPGDQVDYMDVSPKQVVSIATALIPFLEHDDANRALMGSNMQRQAVPLIRSDAPLVGTGMEERAAKDSGEVIVTPVDGEVVTVTGDEIVVKEAGTNTKHTFTLEKFERSNQGTCINQKPIVSEGDKVKAGDPLADGASTDGGELALGHNLMVAFMPWEGHNFEDAIVISERLVKEDILSSIHIEEHEIEARDTKLGAEEITRDIPNVAEEVLMDLDDRGIIRIGAEVGPGDYLVGKVTPKGETELTPEERLLRAIFGEKAREVRDVSLKVPHGESGKAIAVKEFSREDGYDLPPGMNELVRVYVANQRKISAGDKLAGRHGNKGVIAKILPEEDMPFFEDGTPVDIILSPLGVPSRMNLGQVLETHLGWAAATGWDSFDDLESPAAAGAEPWTRVATPVFDGAHEDEVLKVIANSKPNRDGVRLIDADGKGKLFDGRTGLPYDSPITVGYMYILKLVHLVDHKIHARSTGPYSMITQQPLGGKAQFGGQRFGEMEVWALEAYGAAYALQELLTIKSDDVRGRVKVYEAIVQGENIPEPGIPESFKVLVKEMQSLCLNVEMLSAGEEVELKDLEEDVFRTAQSLGIDISRPERPDLETV encoded by the coding sequence TTGGCCCGTGCGCGTTCCACAAGGCTCTCGTTTGCAAAGATCCCCGAAGTCCAGGAGGTTCCCGATCTTCTCGGTATCCAGCGAGAGTCGTTCCAGGCCTTCCTCGACTCCGGGCTCAAGCAGATGTTCGAGGAAGTCTCCCCCATCGAGGACTTCACCGGCAACCTCGCCCTCGAACTGTCCGATCACCGATTCGATGAACCTCCCCTGACGATCGAAGAAGCCAAGGACCGCGACGCGAACTTTTCGCGACCCCTCTTCGTCACCGCCCGCTTCCTCAACAAGGAAACCGGGGAGATCAAGGAACAGCAGGTGTTCCTCGGTGACTTCCCGATGATGACCGACAACGGAACCTTCATCATCAACGGCACGGAGCGCGTCGTCGTCTCCCAACTCGTGCGCAGTCCCGGCGTCTATTTCGATCGTTCGACCGACAAGACCTCCGGACGCAACCTGTATGCCTCGAAGGTCATTCCGGGGCGTGGTGCCTGGCTCGAATTCGACATCGACAAGAAGGACACCATTGGTGTGCGCGTCGATCGCAAGCGTCGCCAGTTCGTCAGCACCTTCCTGCGCGCCCTGTCGATTGCCGAGACCGACGAAGAGATCATCGCGCTGCTCGGAGACTCAGAGTTGGTTCGCAACACGATCGAGAAGGACCCGACTTCGACTCGTGACGAGGCACTGCTCGACCTCTACCGCAAACTGCGGCCGGGTGAGCTCACCACGGTCGATTCGGCACGGTCGCTGATCAAGACCCTGTTCAGAACACCGAAACGATATGACTTGACCAGGGTCGGGCGTTACAAGCTGAACCAGAAACTCACCGGCGAGATCGGCACCGACATCCTCGAGAACTACTCATCCGAGGAACAGGGTCTGCTGACCGACAAGGACATGGTCAACACGATCAAGTACCTGATGGCCCTCCACCGCGGGGAAGACGGGTACCGAGTCGATGACATCGACAACTTCCAGAACCGCAGGATCCGCACCGTCGGTGAGCTGATCCAGAACCAGATCCGCGTCGGCCTCACCCGGCTCGAGCGCGTCGTGCGCGAACGCATGACGACCCAGGATCCAGAGTCGATCACCCCACAGACGCTCATCAACATCAGGCCCGTTGTTGCCTCCATCAAGGAGTTCTTCGGCACATCGCAGCTGAGCCAGTTCATGGATCAGCCGAATCCCCTTGCATCGATCACCCACCGGCGGCGCCTCTCTGCGCTTGGCCCCGGCGGGTTGAGCCGGGAGCGAGCGGGATTCGAGGTCCGCGATGTGCATCCTTCCCACTACGGGCGGATGTGTCCCATCGAGACGCCGGAAGGCCCGAATATCGGCCTCATCGGGTCCCTTGCCTCCTACGCCCGGGTCAACCGGTTCGGATTCATCGAGACACCGTACCGGCGCGTGATCGACGGGAAGGTCACCGACCAGGTTGACTACCTCACCGCTGCACTCGAAGAGGGCCATGTCATCGCCCAGGCCAATGCACCGTTGAATCCCGATGGGACCTTCGCGAACGATCGGGTCCTCGTACGCAAGACCGGCGGCGATGTCGACAATGTTCCGGGCGACCAGGTCGACTACATGGATGTCTCACCGAAACAGGTAGTTTCGATCGCAACGGCGCTGATCCCCTTCCTCGAGCACGACGACGCGAACCGGGCTCTCATGGGTTCGAACATGCAGCGTCAGGCCGTGCCACTCATCCGATCGGATGCTCCCCTTGTCGGGACAGGCATGGAGGAACGAGCCGCCAAGGACTCGGGCGAGGTGATCGTGACACCGGTCGATGGTGAGGTTGTCACCGTGACGGGTGACGAGATCGTCGTCAAGGAAGCCGGGACCAACACGAAGCACACCTTCACCCTCGAGAAGTTCGAGCGCTCGAATCAGGGAACCTGCATCAATCAGAAGCCGATCGTGTCCGAAGGCGACAAGGTCAAGGCGGGTGATCCCCTCGCAGACGGTGCCTCGACGGACGGTGGTGAACTCGCACTCGGACACAACCTGATGGTCGCGTTCATGCCGTGGGAGGGCCACAACTTCGAGGACGCCATCGTGATCTCCGAGCGACTCGTCAAAGAGGACATCTTGTCGTCGATCCACATCGAAGAGCACGAGATCGAAGCTCGCGACACCAAACTCGGTGCCGAGGAGATCACCCGCGACATCCCCAATGTTGCCGAGGAGGTCCTCATGGACCTTGACGACAGGGGCATCATCAGGATCGGCGCCGAGGTCGGACCGGGTGACTACCTCGTCGGAAAGGTCACGCCGAAAGGTGAGACGGAGCTCACTCCCGAGGAGCGGCTGCTGCGGGCGATCTTCGGCGAGAAGGCGCGCGAGGTCAGGGATGTCTCGCTCAAGGTCCCCCACGGAGAGTCCGGCAAGGCGATCGCCGTCAAGGAGTTCAGCCGTGAGGACGGCTACGACCTTCCGCCGGGGATGAACGAGCTCGTGCGGGTCTATGTGGCGAACCAACGAAAGATCTCCGCGGGTGACAAGCTCGCCGGTCGGCACGGAAACAAGGGTGTGATCGCCAAGATCCTCCCCGAGGAGGACATGCCGTTCTTCGAGGACGGGACCCCCGTCGACATCATCCTGTCACCGCTCGGAGTGCCGTCGCGGATGAACCTCGGTCAGGTCCTCGAGACACACCTCGGGTGGGCCGCCGCGACCGGGTGGGATTCATTCGACGATCTCGAAAGTCCCGCCGCAGCCGGTGCGGAGCCGTGGACGAGAGTCGCGACGCCCGTGTTCGACGGCGCACACGAGGACGAGGTTCTCAAGGTCATCGCCAACTCGAAGCCCAACCGTGACGGTGTCCGGTTGATCGACGCCGACGGCAAGGGGAAGCTCTTCGACGGGCGGACGGGCCTTCCGTACGACTCGCCGATCACCGTCGGGTACATGTACATCCTCAAGCTGGTCCACCTCGTTGACCACAAGATCCACGCGAGGTCGACGGGCCCCTACTCGATGATCACGCAACAGCCGCTCGGCGGGAAGGCGCAGTTCGGCGGGCAGCGGTTCGGCGAGATGGAGGTCTGGGCCCTTGAGGCCTACGGCGCCGCCTATGCGCTCCAGGAGCTGCTGACGATCAAGTCTGACGATGTCCGAGGGCGGGTCAAGGTCTATGAGGCGATCGTTCAGGGAGAGAACATCCCGGAGCCAGGGATCCCGGAGTCATTCAAGGTGCTCGTCAAGGAGATGCAGTCGCTGTGCCTCAATGTGGAGATGCTCTCCGCAGGCGAAGAGGTGGAACTCAAGGATCTCGAAGAGGATGTGTTCCGTACCGCCCAGTCGCTCGGCATCGACATTTCTCGACCGGAGCGACCCGACCTCGAGACCGTGTAG
- a CDS encoding class I SAM-dependent methyltransferase, translating into MDKPPFDADILRYYSESFDEDQRIRSGIGELELIRTREIVKRYLPAEPSRVLDVGGASGVHAAWLLDCGHSVDVIDPVPRHVRQANDRLSSRRGFSGRVGDGRALEAEDSSYDVVLLLGPLYHLPEPDDRDRVWSEAARVCRAGGVVVASIISRFASLFSGLAEDAIWDPAFRTMMERDLADGQHRPPEGSEYFTTAYFHRPDEARTEARAAGLVVDAVLGVEGIAAWIPRLLRSWDDPERRQIIINAARAIESEPTLLGLGPHILVVAHKPASMAD; encoded by the coding sequence ATGGACAAGCCGCCGTTCGATGCCGACATCCTGAGGTACTACTCGGAGTCGTTTGATGAGGACCAGCGGATTCGATCGGGAATCGGCGAGCTTGAGTTGATCCGCACGAGGGAGATCGTCAAACGGTACCTACCGGCCGAACCCTCGCGGGTTCTTGATGTCGGTGGAGCGTCGGGGGTGCATGCCGCATGGTTGCTCGATTGCGGCCACAGTGTTGATGTTATCGATCCGGTCCCGAGACATGTGCGCCAGGCGAACGACCGACTCTCGAGCCGCCGAGGGTTCAGCGGTCGGGTCGGAGACGGGCGTGCGCTCGAAGCGGAGGACTCTTCGTACGATGTGGTCTTGCTCCTTGGTCCGCTCTATCACCTTCCCGAACCTGACGACCGAGATCGGGTGTGGAGCGAAGCGGCTCGTGTCTGTCGAGCCGGAGGCGTTGTTGTTGCCTCGATCATCAGCCGGTTTGCCTCTCTCTTCAGTGGTCTCGCCGAGGACGCCATCTGGGACCCAGCGTTTCGCACGATGATGGAGCGGGACCTCGCCGACGGACAGCACCGTCCACCCGAGGGATCCGAGTACTTCACGACCGCCTACTTCCATCGACCCGATGAGGCCCGAACCGAGGCCCGCGCGGCAGGATTGGTGGTCGACGCTGTGCTAGGTGTCGAAGGCATCGCAGCATGGATTCCGCGCCTTCTTCGATCGTGGGACGACCCCGAGCGACGCCAAATCATCATCAACGCCGCTCGCGCAATCGAATCAGAACCGACCCTCCTCGGGCTCGGACCGCACATCCTCGTGGTCGCTCACAAGCCCGCCTCGATGGCTGACTGA